In Platichthys flesus chromosome 6, fPlaFle2.1, whole genome shotgun sequence, the genomic stretch GACCTCTTCTCTACCTGTCGTTCATTCAGTGGGGTTGTCCCTGTGGGGATGTAAACCACTGGaggagcagaagcagagggataTGAGGTCTAATGTCCCGCTGAGAGAAACTGAACCAGGCAGCAGTTCATCTGGGTTGAGAGCCACAAACCTGAGAGGGAAAAGGTAAATTCTTATCCTCTCGAGtactccctcttctcttcttctgctttcttttcttgtctATAAAATATTTAGGTTAAgcatttcattttaaagtttgtgACTCGCATGCCAGATGATGTTAgacactgtcttttctctcttttctcaggAATGTTATAAATAGTTAATGTGTTACATCTATTTCACTTCTGTCCttcctgggagagggagagactttCCCTCTCGAGGGActttctctgaggtttctgttctttcccttttaaatgttaaatcaaaCTCTCTAATTAAGGGTTAAAGTCAGAGGATGTTGCGGCTTTTAGTTATTGTTCAGCCTAATGAGGCAAATTGTAATTAGTGgaaatgggctatacaaataaaatttgttaACCAGACAATATTTGTGCAGTGACAATAAGACACACAGTTTACACCTTTTTGACGGGCTATTTTAAAGGACTTCATGTGCTTCCTATCCCTTTTTTTCCCAATTTCCTCAGACTGTGTAAAGATGCTCAGGAGAACAAAAGGCAGTTGGATGTTTCTTGCCTTGTGTCAAAGCCTCCAAACGTTATGAAGGTGAAACatccacagagagaaacactcaGTCGGCTTCAGGCTCAGGGCAGCACTGGAAGAAAAAGCACGGCTCCACAAGCGGAGATGGTCGCCATCAGAAAACCATCACAGTCCGCACCACAGTAGGATGCTCTATTCAAAGATCTGAGAACTACagattttactgttttattaagTCCAcaaaatctgttgttttaatctgcctatgtttgtttgtttttatttacaggatTACGCCAAAACGACAGGAAAGCCATTTGCACAAAACCCTTTGGAAGGGTGTCTAGCTCAGGGAAGAACTCTTTACATTTAGGTCCAGATCAGGGAGCTGTTCCAGGAGTGttctttttcactttgttcAAAATTGTGAGAACAACATTCCGTCCCCTCACCTCAAACTATTCACATTTGGATAAGAGAGAAGTGACACCCCTAAGTAACAGCTACTATCCGACGTCAATCTTTGCTTGATATTTAATTATACCTGCATTTCTAATAAATGATGTACAGGGAACATGTTatctggattttatttattgCCACCctacaaaaaataacaacaagGCAAAAATATAATGtgagttaaatataaaaataaatatggtaCAAAAGTTTTTCTCTTCAGCCAACAACTGTGCTCAGCAAGTGTCCCGTGTAAAATGTCATTCAAAAAGATAGGACGCATCATTTTTGTTAGACCCTTGAGTATCAGAGGCGATGTCATGTCCAGGTGTGTCCAGATGTGGCATGAGACATCTGAGCTTCAGAAATCAGTCAAACTGTCGGAGGTGAAATTggctttctgtgtgtttaaccATGTCCCGCAGCGCCACAAAGCCAGAGAGGGCctggaggaaaaaacacatgaagatcATATAACAGCCTGTACATACATTGCTTAAAATGGAAATGGTAcaagtaaaaaatgtattcatacctGTGAGAGTACAAATATAGCAAGAACTATGTGAACTCCTCTCTCCAGGGGCTGTATGAGAATGGCTTCATTAAAGAGCTGAAACAGGATGAGAGGAGACTGCAGCAGGATGCTCAGCAGCCAGAATCCAGCCAACTCTGGGACCTTCCGCAAACACAAGCACGACATCAGTTAACACTCCCAGTACAACTGTGTGTCAACTGCAGTATCTCATTTATGTTTGCTTGATGCACCAACCTTTTCTTGCAGGTTCCCGACATAACCCAGATAAAGTCTGATGGCCTCGATCAGAGTCATCAGGATGAGAAGGGTCACGAGGATGAACTTGTAGTAGTCTGGCAAGGCAGGATACTGGGAGGGAGGCCAATCACAGCAGTGCAGTTTTAATTAAGTTAGTAGTAAAAAAATAACCCCTGTGTAGTAGGAGTCAGGTTTCGTCTGTGTTATTGTTGGCGTCAGTGGCTGAAGCATAAGGTTTGTCACCTGTTCACTGTTTAGTTGTGAATGAATGGAGACATGGTGACGGGGGAAGCcttatttttttgctgttttaaatgaaatacttGGATTTGTTGGATAATGGGAGCCACAAGTTTTACAGACTAGTTTCAGGACTTCAGAACCAATATTGGATTTCCATTTGTGAGTTATCAACCAGAGCAGGTTAGTTTCCGCTACTTTGGTCGACAAAAATTTGTTGCAGATAGTCGCCTGTAACCTGCTTCAGCCAATGAGCCATTTCGATTTCAATAGTAAGGATTAAAATTAAGTTTCTGGTGACAGACAGCAGAGTTATACTGTTCaacttcaaatatatataagaaattgtgattttttCACTTTGCATTTGCTTTACACATGCTTTTTGTATAGTGTGTATCAAATATGCAGGAAAATGGGAGTTGCTCTTTTAAAACGACATTTGTGCAAGAAAACTTGATAAACTTAATTTCCCCCAAACTCTGCTTTGTTGTCCTCCTTTTTAATTCATTGATCTGACTTATATTTGTTTCACATTAGTATTTACTTCCTTTGGCCAAAGAGGATCAGAACCCTGGTGCTCATACTATCGCAGTGTTGTAATAATGAATCAGTGattaattaaatattcacattctTTCACATCACTTTCCCTGTTCCTCTGCCTCACCTTGAGTTGCAGCATCACAATTTCACTGATCCACCACCAGGGGAAGAACCACATGTTAAAGTACAGAGACATCTGGAGCTGGAGACTGGACAGGACCCGCTTGTCTGGAAGAGACATCATAGAACCATCAATGAACAGATCAGCTTCAGCGGCTGCAGCTGTAAAAAACGACACCTCTCGGCTGCTAGCTACGTTAGCATGTTAGCAACAGCAGCGGGTTTTCGAGTTCTGGGACTCACCGGGAAGCGAAAACCCGTCGTTCCGCTTCGAGAGCGTCTCAGTTCGGCTCCGGTCGAATAAAACGTTCCGGGAGAAATCCTCCAAATGCCTGCGGATCGTCTCCGGCAGCTCCATCGCTCTCTgcgcaaaaaacaaacatctgcgGAGGAAGTGAAAAGCTCTTCCGCTGCCCGGACGCTGTCCTCCGCTCCCTGGCAACCCGAAGACAGGAAGTAGAATTCAACTCACGGTGCGAATAGAGCCTTGTGTCTTAAAGGTGGTGCTTCCTGATCCTGTTATATATCAAGTAAAGGTGTAAACTGATGTTATATAAGATATCCAGAAGATTTtgtaaaaattatattaaatatgagCAATTCATGAGTGTCACAATGACAAAGTAGTCAACTTTGCCTTTGATTTTGCCTTTGATTGACCTCAACCTTCTGACAGTGGGAGTCACTATGAACAAGAGTGATGGGAAATATATGGGTCACCTCTCAAGGATctcttttaaattatatttaatattagcAAGTTATGTAGCACAATCAAGGTGGCCAACTTTGCCTTTGATTTTGCCTTTGATTGACCTCGACCTTCTGACAGTGGGAGTCACTATGAACAAGAGTGATGTGAAATATGGGTCATCTCTCAAGgatctctttttaaattatattcaaTACGAGCAAGTTATGAGCAACAATCAAAGttggcccgcaagtgctacaacgtagccctagttttaattgtattccacacacacaaagccaaatCCTCAAGGTATTTCCCAACTTTTGAGTTATTTAGAATTGATTTTATGAATAATGTTGATTATAAACAATCCTATTGAAATCCTATTGAAATTGAAGGCAtgtttagggcccgagcaccgaaccATCAACCAGCGGACGagtcttcctctgcagctctgtcaaACCTGCCACCAGGACGGACAGAGTGGCACATGCATGGCCCAGagctggagggggggaggatggACAGGGTGGGATGATAAGAGAGGGGGCTGAGGAATGGAGGGGGAGCGGGGTTGGGGTGGTGATTAcaggagagaagatggaggatgaCACAGAGATAGAAGAGCGAGAAAGTCATTCCCAAATTTCCTCTTCTGAGGATCCTCTAGAGATGTTCTTGAAAGACACGTTCACAAGGCAAAGAGGGGAACTGTGAGGTCCCAGCTATATTAGCCTTTGACATTTAACCACCCAAATCTAGCTGTTCATGCTCAGATGGACGGACAACCTAAACACGAACTGCATCTATTTGGTTTGTTTCTTAACATGTGCTCCTAGAATTTACACAGACTATCAGactgtatttcattatttattatgtttcaAGACACTTTCTCATAATGTAGCTGTACTCTTGTATTTTCTGTAATTCATAACTGCTTGTTGTGATCCCCCaaatcatatatttatcttAGCTATTTACTGTTGAATccattttttaataataaatatgtattcGAGTTGTGCAGGTGTCGTTTTATGTGAATTCTCCCactcagaaaaaaacatttcctgatAGTTCTGACACCACGTGAACGCACCAAAATTAATTCCTTTGGTAgattctcctttttttaaatgtgacaccACACCAATCTAATGAGCTTCAAAGAGCGACGCATTTATAAAATACGTCCTGTAATCAGCCCTGACAGGTTCATTATTGAACTCCAGCACAATAAGACCATAACCACTCCCACTTTACAGACAGTTTCACTTTCAGAGAAAACGAAAGTTAGCTGGAGCAGCAGACGATGGCAGAAAGCTGCGAGTCAGACCTTTTCCTGTGCTCCATCTGTTTGGATGGACTGATCCACCCGGTGACCCTTCACTGCGGACACAGCtactgtcaggtgtgtgtgaacGCCTTCTGGGACCAGGGCAACCAGAAGGGAGTTTACACATGTCCCCAGTGTGTCCACTCCTTCAACCCAAGACCCGTCCTGGGCAGGAACATAGTGCTGGCGGATGCGATGggtaaaatgtcaaaagaagaatccaaagctgctgctgctgctgcggaggaggaggaggacgaggttGTCCCCGGGGACGTGGCGTGTGATGTCTGCACCGGGAGGAGGCTGAAGGCCGTCAAGTCCTGCCTGGTGTGTCTGGCCTCGTACTGCTCCACCCACCTGCAACCTCACTACCAGTCTGCAGCTTTTAAGAggcacaagctggtggaggtgtCCGCCTCCCTGCAAGACAAGATCTGCCCCAAGCACGACAAGCTGCTGGAGGTCTTCTGCCGCAGCGACGGCCACTGCatctgtctgctgtgtgtgatggACGAGCACAGAAGTCATGACACCGTCTCGGCTGCAGCGGAGAGggaagacagacaggtcaggCTGTTTAATGTCGGCCAGCCCTTGTAGGTTTACAAAGGATTATATAGAGAATATCACTTTGACATTTGTACACTAAATGTCAACGATTCATGTGCAATTCATTCCCTGTACATATTCTCCCACTTCCCTGCCTTTACACTGTATTGATTAGTTTAATTACATTCATCTTTTTctatattacttaatttaattataGTTGTTACACAACAAgtattgcatgttacttattTGATGCCTattttgactcttgctgctgtaatctCCCCAAATCGTGACTGAtgaagttttatcttatctcagTTCTTAATAGTGTTATTAAACTAAAGATTTAAGAGGAGACAGAAATACTGTTTTTACCTGCAAACGTGCAAATATACAAATCTGTCCAggtaaagtttatttatatcCCCATTAGCCACTTCCGGAGCCCCTGAAGTCCAAAATTgtgctatttttttttaatggaataaGATATTTACAAGGTGTGTCAGATGCACACAGCCACCAGAGCCAGATTTGTACCAAAGCAGTGAAATCAAGGCTTATTTACAGCTGTAAATGTCCTGTAATTAAACTTTTGTTGCTCCTGCACAGAGACACTGGAACGTCAGGAATCAATTGCATCACATACTGAAGGAAAACAGGCTCAGCAGACAGAAGGACTGCATTTCAATCATAAAATATTTCGAAAATGTTTATGAGTGTTAATATTTTTGCGTATTCCTGATGACAAACGAACAAACGGATATttgtgaaaacataacattctTGGTGGGGTTTTTAATCTATTCCATTCtaataaagtgtaaatatatGTTACCGATCAACAACGAACAAATGTgttaacaataggtttttattttcagaaacaaTTTGGAAAGAAGAAACATAGGTATCAGCGGGGAATTCacgagaaagagaagaagctgcagcaacTGAGACAGAAGATCGATTCCCTCAAGGTGAATGTTCTTGTTCTTTTAACTTGCAACCATTTCCTGCACAGGAACTGAGATTATTCCCAATGTCTTTGCACCATATCAGAGCTCTGGAGATGCAGCGGTGCAGGAGGCAGACCGGGTCTACACTGAAATTGTTCGGACGGCAGATATGAAGCTGCGCGCTGTGAAGCAGGGTATCAGAGTTGAGGAGAAGGCTGGGGTGAGCCGAGCCGGGGCCCTGATGGATCGGCTGGAGAGGGAGATCTCTGAGCTGAGGAAGGGAGAGGACGCACTGAAGCAGCTGTCGCTCACTGAGGATCACATTCATTTCCTGCAGGTACAGCGCCACAGAGCAGGTGGGATCCAACTATTTGGTGTTCAGGACTGCAGCTTATAacgtgtgtctgtcttttttaCGTGTGTAGAGCTCCCAGACCATTTTCAACTGTCCAGAACCTGATGAGTCCCCAGATTTCAACATCCACCTGGACACATCTTTTGACTTTATGACAAAGGCCATCTGTACTTTGAAAGATCAAATGGAAAACATCACACAGGGAATTGCGGAAATAACTGAGACAAGTAAGAAAAGAAGTTTATTTTTTCGAAGCATATGAGATTGTGTAAATATTCTGTTTTCTAAGGATGCTGAGAttatgtttgttggttttagTTCAAGCTGATCCgatgaaaagagaagagttCCTCCTGTGTGAGTTGTTCACTGTATCCTggcaaaacacatttgggtTAAGCCCGCCCGGAATAATAATTTCTAACATTCTACATTTCAGATCTCTGCAGCCTCAGTTTGGATCCCAACACAGCATTTGAAAACCTAATGCTTTCTGATGGAAACCGCAAGGTAACCTGGATTAAAAGGGCTCAGCACCGCCCCGACCATCCAGAGAGATTCACAGAATATGATCAAGTGTTGTGCACTGAAGGTTTATCCGGCGTGTGCTACTGGGAAGTTGAGTGGAAGGGGCCCAGGGTTGAGGTCGCCATGTGCTACAAAGGGCCAGAGCTGCAAGAGAATTGCTTTGGATACACAGACCAGTCCTGGAGCGTTTCCCTCTCAACTTCTAGTTGCACCTTCTGGCACAATGAAGTCAAAACTAAGATATCTGTGCCCTGCTCCGTTACTGTAGGAGTGTATCTGAACCACGAGGCCGGGAGCCTGTCCTTCTACAGCGTCTCTGATTCTGGTCAAATGATGCTCCTTCACAGAGTTCAGACCACATTCTCCAAGCCTCTGTACCCCGGGTTCATGGTGTCCAGAGGTTCGTCTGTTACAATACGTGCACCAAAGTAAAGGGCTGCTTGAGGGAAATAACTTTGAGAATACTTTCTTTTTGCTTCGTGCAGTTTTTTTACTGTCAGAATTGACTGTTGAATATTTTCG encodes the following:
- the tmem17 gene encoding transmembrane protein 17B, which encodes MTLIEAIRLYLGYVGNLQEKVPELAGFWLLSILLQSPLILFQLFNEAILIQPLERGVHIVLAIFVLSQALSGFVALRDMVKHTESQFHLRQFD
- the LOC133955688 gene encoding E3 ubiquitin/ISG15 ligase TRIM25-like, coding for MAESCESDLFLCSICLDGLIHPVTLHCGHSYCQVCVNAFWDQGNQKGVYTCPQCVHSFNPRPVLGRNIVLADAMGKMSKEESKAAAAAAEEEEDEVVPGDVACDVCTGRRLKAVKSCLVCLASYCSTHLQPHYQSAAFKRHKLVEVSASLQDKICPKHDKLLEVFCRSDGHCICLLCVMDEHRSHDTVSAAAEREDRQKQFGKKKHRYQRGIHEKEKKLQQLRQKIDSLKSSGDAAVQEADRVYTEIVRTADMKLRAVKQGIRVEEKAGVSRAGALMDRLEREISELRKGEDALKQLSLTEDHIHFLQSSQTIFNCPEPDESPDFNIHLDTSFDFMTKAICTLKDQMENITQGIAEITETIQADPMKREEFLLYLCSLSLDPNTAFENLMLSDGNRKVTWIKRAQHRPDHPERFTEYDQVLCTEGLSGVCYWEVEWKGPRVEVAMCYKGPELQENCFGYTDQSWSVSLSTSSCTFWHNEVKTKISVPCSVTVGVYLNHEAGSLSFYSVSDSGQMMLLHRVQTTFSKPLYPGFMVSRGSSVTIRAPK